Proteins encoded together in one Gadus chalcogrammus isolate NIFS_2021 chromosome 18, NIFS_Gcha_1.0, whole genome shotgun sequence window:
- the bbs1 gene encoding Bardet-Biedl syndrome 1 protein, which translates to MSSGTEMNAESSKWLDAHYDPVANLYTFSSCIDLADLNGDGENRLVIGDLGTGSSNMKLKVYRGTALMNESTLLDLPTGLVSFLMDLHEPRIPAIAVASGPFIYVYKNLRPYFKFTLPSLEINALEQDVWQQAREGQIDPLALKELLEGIRDTADVPLSVRSLRYLGLETQDMEEFVSLHKQQPIRRQTVITCIGTLKKSSADEDGVSCLVIGTESNDVYILDPEAFTILSKLSLPSAPTMMDVTGQFDVEFRITVACRNGNIYILRRESSKPKYCIELSSHPVGLVRVGKNVVVGCAEERLYGFTQKGKKLWTAQLPAPITTMATMDLPTRGFQAVLVGLANCEVHLYRDKNLVSTIKSPDVVTGLRFGRYGREDGALVMTTKGGGLAVKILKRTAAFDERDAAPGPPPAQSVRLNVPKKTKLYVDQTLREREHATAMHRAFQMDLSRVRLAAAQAYVRALEASLTPMSANPAAPLKLNAVVQGLGPAFKLTLNVQNTAASRPILNLTVSFLYDGGLYSMRTPYFRIPLLVPGLVYPFETLVECTSDKGISDVIKVFVLHDGKTAPLLTAHINMPVSEGLALE; encoded by the exons ATGTCTTCAGGGACCGAGATGAACGCCGAATCGAGCAAGTGGCTGGACGCTCATTACGATCCGGTGGCGAATCTCTACACATTCTCATCATGTATAGACCTTGCGGACCTAAACGGGGACGGAGAGAACAGACTTGTTATTGGAGATCTGGGCACGGGCTCCTCCAACATGAAGCTGAAGGTGTACCGCGGAACAGCGCTGATGAATGAGAGCACGCTACTGGATCTGCCCACTGGCTTGGTGTCATTTCTCATGGACCTGCACGAACCTCGTATCCCTGCTATTGCTGTTGCCTCTGGTCCTTTTATCTATGTGTACAAGAACCTCAGACCCTACTTCAAATTCACACTACCAAGCCTTGAGATCAATGCTCTGGAACAG GACGTGTGGCAGCAGGCGAGGGAGGGGCAGATCGATCCGCTGGCGTtgaaggagctgctggagggcATACGCGACACGGCCGACGTCCCGCTCTCGGTGCGCTCCCTGCGGTACCTGGGTCTGGAGACACAGGACATGGAGGAGTTTGTGAGCCTGCACAAGCAGCAACCCATACGAAGACAG actgtGATCACGTGCATCGGGACGCTGAAGAAGAGCTCGGCGGACGAGGACGGGGTCAGCTGTCTGGTGATCGGCACGGAGAGCAACGACGTGTACATCCTGGACCCCGAGGCCTTCACCATCCTCTCTAAG CTGTCGCTGCCCAGCGCTCCCACCATGATGGACGTGACGGGCCAGTTTGACGTGGAGTTCCGCATCACGGTGGCCTGCCGCAATGGAAACATCTACATCCTCCGCAG ggAGTCATCCAAACCCAAGTACTGCATCGAGCTGTCCTCCCACCCCGTGGGGCTGGTGAGGGTCGGCAAGAACGTGGTGGTGGGCTGTGCCGAAGAACGACTATACGGCTTCACACAGAAG ggTAAGAAGCTGTGGACGGCCCAGCTCCcggcccccatcaccaccatggCCACCATGGACCTCCCCACCCGGGGCTTCCAGGCCGTGCTGGTGGGCCTGGCCAACTGCGAGGTGCACCTTTACCGGGACAAGAACCTGGTCAGCACCATCAAGAGCCCCGACGTGGTCACCGGCCTGCGCTTCGGCCGCTACGGCCGCGAGGACGGGGCGCTGGTCATGACCACCAAGGGCGGCGGCCTGGCGGTGAAGATCCTGAAGCGCACGGCGGCGTTCGACGAGCGCGACGCAGCCCCGGGCCCGCCGCCGGCCCAGAGCGTGCGGCTCAACGTGCCCAAGAAGACCAAGCTGTACGTGGACCAGACGCTGCGGGAGCGCGAGCACGCCACCGCCATGCACCGCGCCTTCCAGATGGACCTGAGCCGCGTGCGTCTGGCGGCGGCCCAGGCCTACGTCAGGGCCCTGGAGGCCAGCCTGACGCCCATGTCGGCCAACCCGGCGGCGCCGCTCAAGCTCAACGCCGTGGTGCAGGGGCTGGGCCCGGCGTTCAAGCTCACGCTCAACGTGCAGAACACGGCCGCCAGCCGGCCCATCCTGAACCTGACGGTGAGCTTCCTGTACGACGGCGGGCTGTACAGCATGCGGACGCCCTACTTCCGGATCCCGCTGCTGGTGCCGGGCCTGGTGTACCCCTTCGAGACGCTGGTGGAGTGCACCAGCGACAAGGGCATCTCGGACGTCATCAAGGTGTTTGTCCTGCATGACGGGAAGACGGCGCCGCTGCTGACCGCGCACATCAACATGCCCGTCAGCGAGGGGCTGGCGCTGGAGTGA